From a region of the Sphaerodactylus townsendi isolate TG3544 linkage group LG09, MPM_Stown_v2.3, whole genome shotgun sequence genome:
- the TCF24 gene encoding transcription factor 24, which yields MDYRNVSENSKELPMPSSDSLPPSVSGTNSCSSSLTAQRTGVILGRPAAANAARERSRVQTLRHAFLELQRTLPSVPPDTKLSKLDVLLLATTYIAHLTRSLQDEEELPGESLGTLRGDGYLHPVKKWPMRSRLYIGATGQFLNHPMQIDNANQGETSANSQI from the exons ATGGACTATAGAAATGTATCAGAGAACAGCAAGGAGCTTCCCATGCCCAGCTCAGACTCCCTGCCACCCTCAGTGTCAGGCACAAATTCCTGTTCCTCATCTTTGACTGCACAGAGGACAGGGGTGATTCTAGGGAGACCCGCAGCTGCCAATGCAGCCCGAGAACGCAGCCGAGTGCAGACCCTCCGCCATGCCTTCCTGGAGCTGCAGCGAACCCTGCCCTCCGTGCCGCCTGACACCAAGCTCTCAAAACTGGATGTGCTGCTCCTGGCCACCACCTACATCGCTCACCTCACCCGCAGCCTGCAAGATGAGGAAGAGCTGCCTGGAGAGAGCCTCGGCACGCTGAGAGGAGATGGTTACCTGCATCCAGTTAAG AAATGGCCAATGCGATCAAGGTTATACATTGGAGCCACAGGACAGTTTTTGAATCACCCCATGCAAATAGATAATGCAAACCAAGGAGAGACTTCAGCGAATTCACAAATATAA